The genomic interval AGTCCAAACTGTTGACGACAGCGAGGTGTTTATGTTACGTGAACTTTTGGATCTCGTCTGCAAGGAATATACGATGTGGGCTCGGATTCTATCTGGCGGCCGCGGGTTCGGATTCGGTTTCCGAGTTCCGAGGGAGTGTCTACGTGGCGTTGGACTCGGAATAGCGAGGAGGCAGAAGAGGCATGCTTCAAGTTCAGAGGTACTGTTCCATCAACCTCGAGGACAAATTTCTGCTGCTCACTAAAACCGACCGACCCATGCAGTTGGCCTAGTGCTGGGAAATTTGGAATATTAATTGTTTCAGATCCTTCAGAACGTAATTTGTTTATCTTTTCATATGTTTTAGATGTATTTAGTCGTCAaaccttgatttaaaaaaaataattttgttGCATAAGCTATTGCAATATGACAGAACAGCGATCATATTGCGCTTGCCCATTTGCTccatgtttttttccccacttATTTGTGGCACGCTTGGTCATGCAAATCAAATCTACATCTGTCCCCGCAGAATGCCCCCGAGCCCGCACAGATCACTTCGCTTGACTGGCTGCTGCAGATTATGGTTTTATTTAAAGTATAATAGTGGCTTGTCAGGGTATAGATAGGTCTGCCTCAGATCCCCCATCTCTAGAACTAGTCTATTGAATGAACACTATCTTCCATTCATACTCTAATCATTTCTAGTGAGATTTCATTGAATAGTTTAGGCTGCTGAAGACTTCCTGATTTACTGTCAAATGAtgaatgtagtgtagtgtaatgtcttGGCCCACTGCAGGTCAGGATTCTTTACAGGAATGGACCTTGGATTGTTACTATCCAGTTGAAAGAGGTCGGGGTTGATGCTAATCAGTTCTGAGTGGGATAAAGTATTTTATTAAGATCTTGTTTACGCCTCGCGCTGCCATTTACCGTAGGAaagaatgtacagtgccttcaggaagtattcatatcccttgaccttttctacattttggtaggttacagccttgttctaaaattgattaaatcattgtcgtacaggtgtgccaatacaggttgacacacctgtatttggggagtttctcccattcttctctgcagatccacccaagctctgtcaggttggatgggggagtgttgctgcacagttattttcaagtctctccagagatattagcTCGGttttaagtctgggctctggttggcccactcaaggacattcagagacttgtcccgcagccactcctgcgttgtcttgtctgtgtgcttagggttgttgtccttcgccctagtctgaggtcctgagcgctctggagaaggttttcatcaaggatctctctgtactttgcactgttcacctccccgaccaaggcccttctcccctgattgctcagtttggccgggcggtcagctctaggaagagtcttggtggttccaaacttcttccatttaagaattatggaggccactgtgttcttgctgaccttcaatgctgcagacattttttggtacccttccccagatctgtgcctcgactaaatcctgtctcggcgctctacggacaattcctttgacctcatggcttggttttggttctgacatgcactgtcaactgtgggacctttatatagacaggtgtgtgccctttccaactcatgtccaatcaatataatttaccacagttggacttgaatcaagttgtagaaacatttcaaggatgatcaatgaaatcatgaagcacttgagctcaatttcaagtctcatagcaatggggttgaatacttatgtaaataaggtattaatcctgtttttggtttgtcattattgtgtgcagattgcagagatttattttaattttaatacattttacatgcTTCCTGGTAAGTCTTGAGTACagtactgggtggggtgaatatattttatatgacacatgattttttgttaactagtaaatagtagcctacagcaaagtgtgtttaaatcatttctaacttaacCATTTCTGCTGGTTaggttttgctaccatgtgggtttttagcttgcttgagcctgctaactgaggagtgttaattcacctgttgccatacatgtttcatttaaaaatatatatcatacaaaggagttgtttaatctaactgcttaactatttatctgtacatggaattgtatttttttgtattttttttctaatctttacgggaaaatgccacaggcactatctgatgtgtggagatatttcactgcagctaatgtagaaggaaaagctgtgtacatttgcaaatactgtgccaaatcatatgtgaataatgcaacaaagatgcagaatcatctggccaagtgcataaagttccctcagcgctcacaacaagcaacctctgacaaaagtccctctacatctattcgaggtgaaaattatgaatcagacaccttatcgacaGCAACAGCTCACGGTCCTCCtagaatcagaagtttttttgactcagTAGAGGAACGTAGTCGGTGAAATGCTGATGAATTTCTTGCacaagctgtgtatgcaactggttcacctcatactcacaggcaatgtgtattggaagagatttctgaatgttcttcgcccagcatacaccgctccaaccagacatgctttatctactcatttgccgGATGTAGAGTTCAAGtcaaggtcaagcaaatcatagagaaagcagactgtattgctgTCATCTCTGATATGTGGTCGAATATTTGTGggaaaggaataattaactaaatcatctccacccctcaaccagtattctacaagagcacagacacaagggacgacagacacaccggtctctacattgcacatgagctgaaggcagtcatcaatgaccttggaccacagaaggtatttgcaccgGTGACAGACAacgctgcgaacatgaaggctgcttggtctaaagtgaaGGAGTcccaccctcacatcacacccattttctgtgctgctcatgcattgaatctgctcctcaaggacatcatggcactgaaaacaatggatacactcgtCAAGAGAGCCAAGAAAATGGTTAgttatgtgaagggtcatcaagttatagcagaaatctacctcaccaagcaaagtaaGAAGAAttagagcaccacattgaagctgcccagcaacacccgttgaggtggtgttgtcatgtttgacaatctcctggaggggaaggagtctctccaagaaatgacTATATCACaatctgccgatatggacagccccatcaagaggatcctcctggatgatgtattttgggagagagtggtaagcagcctgaaactcctgaaacttttagcagtagccattgcacggattgagggagacaatgcaatcctgtctgatgttcagtcacctggtggaagggactgtggatctgaggctctttcccctgttgcctccatcatccaccaaatcccaccaacatcagccatcTCAGATGGTCCTTGTTGGGGAACAGacacaccaaagcacacaacaggctgacaaatacaagggttgaaaaattggggGCCATCTGGGCAAATGTGAGgttttttgagcctgacaacgagccatcctcaacaaggttggaaagtgacagtgaagatgaggcctcagagtctgatgttcaagaggtggacattgaggaggtccagggagaaggcatggaagcccgagaggaaGACAGTCTAGAAACTAGAGCGTTgattatcattttacagatgtatgttgaaaacgtttttgggagatgcgatggatcatcggggatcattcaatattccctttctttgttgttcagtgaaatcatcccatgtgaagagtcaactcatttaattaaagttcaatttgtaACTAAATAGTTTACAAAAAAATTATATTGGAAGGATTttatcatttgcaattatgtctacttatgataaggtaaaaggtttatgtttctgtctctatatgatatcgtaaatatatccaatgcaaaaacatctacatttaaatggtattaatattaatttgcatatatttaccTTAATTCCCACTGAAaatttccacctctgaatattccccaaaatgtgcaacccttagctataacataacaaaatgtggaataagtcaaggggtctgaatactttccgaaggcactgtatgtgtgcctATTGTTCACTCTTACAGTAGATGAATAAGAACAGGGAGGCACCCTGAACACTTAGCACATCGTACCCATCAAGCAGTAGAGATTAGTTAGCGGTGTTCGTTTagactacacagagagagagagagagagagattactttGGACTTGTTTCACAAAATACTGGACCCGTAAGCAGGCCAACATCGGCCCCCAAAGTGCATGGCTGACTGATAAGAGCAAGCAGTGGCTGGGTTAACGGTTAAAAGTGACAATGGTTGTAGTAGAAGAAGTCTGCATaataacttgggtgaattttATTAATATTGCGCACCAGACTTATTACTGTACACTGCGGCTGTTGTATGAATCAGTTACATGAATTACATGAACTTCCATGACtttactagcctggtcccaggtctgtttgtgcttttgTCTACTCCATTGTCATTGGTACGACAATACCATAAGAAGTTGGCAGGagggcagaaacagactggcGACCAGGCTATGACTTTTACATTACTGATACCATTACAGTAATGGCGGTACAGCAGCATATGTTACAACAATAATGACAGAGTGTTTCCCTCCTGAGCCAGGCCTGTATGAGGAAGACCGCTCTGTTTGACTTCCATCGGGACCAGGGAGGTAAGATGGTGGAGTTTGCTGGCTGGAGCATGCCTGTCCAGTACAGAGACAGCCACATCCACTCCCACATGCACACCCGCCAGTACTGCTCCATCTTCGACGTCAGCCACATGCTACAGGTGAGAGGCATTTCATTTAGCAAATTTGCATGGGTCGATATTGTGTGCTCATTCTATGGGCTATACCATCCATTGTGTGTCTCAAACAGAGCAAAGTCCACGGAAGAGACAGAGTCAAGTTTATAGAGTCTATGATCGTTGGAGACATAGCAGAGCTGAAGGACAACCAGGTGAGACAAATGCCTGCAAGCAAAAAGACACGCACGTACACTTATTTCTCCCACACACCGACACACTCTTCTCACACTTATCTCCAGGGCACGCTCACCCTCTTCACCAATGACAAGGGAGGAATAAATGATGATCTTATCGTCACCAAGACAGACCAAGGCTACCTCTACGTGGTGTCCAATGCTGGCTGTGCAGACAAGGACTCTGCCAACATGAAGGTCAGTAGTCCACAGACCTCATGTGTTTGACGACCATCACTCAAAGTTTTGGATGGATTTGTAACGCTTTGATGAAGTGTCATGTCTGTTTGTGTTTCATATATCTGATCCTTTCTGTGTTCATGTAGGCTAGACTAGCCAAGTTCAAAGCAGAAGGTCACGATGTGGAGCTGGAGTTTCTGGAGGAATGTTTGATTGCCGTTCAAGGTAAGTTCTCTTATGGCAACGTCAGTTTTACtcgacctacagtaccagtcaaaagcttggacacacctactcagtcaagggtttatttattgttactatttcctacattgtagaataatagtgaagacatcaaaactatgaaataactcatgtagtaaccaaaaaaacgaatgaaaatatattttatatttgagatccttcaaagtagccaccctttgccttaatgaaaGTACCCCCGCCTTTTTGTTTTTTCACTGCTgcaactcgctgtttattatctatgcttgGTCActtttagaggtcgaccgattatgatttttcaacgccgacacCGATTATTGGAGATTTGTAATGactattacaacaatactgaatgaacaatgaacacttttattttaacttaatataatacataaataaaatctatttagtctcaaataaataatgaaacatgctcaatttggtttaaataatgcaagaacacagtgttggagaagaaagtaaaagtgcaatatgtgccatgtaaaaaagctaacgtttaagttccttgctcagaacatatgaaagctggtggttcaatattcccagttaagaagttttaggttgtagttattataggaattatgacgtgtcgactatttctctctaccatttgtatttcatatacctttgactattggatgttctaataggcactttagtattgtcagcctaatctcaggagttgataggcttgaagtcataaacagagctgtgaCTCAAGCATTGTTAAGAGCTGCTTGCAAATGCAGTAACGTTTGAATGaacgcttacgagcctgctgctgcctaccactgctcagtcagactgctctatcaaatatcaaatcatagacttaattataatataacacacagaaatacgagcctttggtcattaatatggtcaagtctgtaaactataattttgaaaacaaatcatTTATCCTTTCaatgaaatatggaaccgttctgtattttattcaACGGgaggcaaccctaagtctaaatattgctgttacattgcacaaccttcaatgttatgtcataattatgtaaaattctggcaaattagttcgcaacgagccaggtggctcaaactgttgcatataccctgactctgcatgcaatgaatgcaagagaagtgacacaatttccctagttaatattgcctgctaacatgaatttcttttaacgaaatatgcaggtttaaaaaaaatatacttctgtgtattgattttaagaaaggcattgaggtttatggttaggtacattcgtgcaacgatgtgcttttttcgcaaatgcgcttttgttaaatcatcccccatttggcgaagtaggctgtgattcgatggtaaattaacaggcaccgcattgattatatgcaacgcaggacaagctatataacctagtaatatcatcaactatgtgtagttgactagtgattatgtgaagattgattgttttttataagataagtttaatgctagctagcatcttaacttggctccttgctgcactcgtgtaacaggtggtcagcctgccacgcagtttccttgtggaatgcaatgtaatcggccacattcggcatccaaaaatacagattaccGAATGTTattaaaacttgaaattggccctaattaattggccatgccgattaatcggtcgacctctagtcactttacaaatgaccttgactaaactgtacctcctcacattgacttggtaccggtaacccctgtataaagccttgttattgttatgtaattttcttgttactATTTGATTATTTTATTTGAGTCTTTTTCCCCTttagtttatttaataaatattttctttactCTATTTCTTcaacagcattgttggttaagggcttgtaagtattcagcgcatgtgacaaataaatgttgatttggccaactgaaacagagaggaactacctgaacttgtcccaTAAGATAGttttgttttccgttgcaaatCATTTTGCTACTATGTGTACTAAAGAATATGACCCTGTAATGTCCTCCTCAGGTCCCTCCATGGCCAAGGTGCTCCAGCCGGGATTGACAGACGACCTCAGCAAGTTGACCTTCATGACCAGCACTCTGGCCACTGTGTTTGGGATCCAGGGCTGCAGGGTGACCCGCTGTGGCTACACTGGAGAAGATGGAGTGGAGGTgggcctctcactctctttttctttGCACTTCAGTAGAGATGGATATTTTTCTGTGCATTTCTTTCAAGAATCCTTTGTCTGAAAGCAATTGGCATTTGTAAAAAAGAATGTGTTTCTTTCGTTGTGTTGCAAAATTGTGTTCATAATTTCCTATTCATCCTCCTGTTCAGATCTCAGTGCCTAAATCTGGTGTGGTGGCCCTGACGGAGCGCCTGTTGGCCAACAGTGAGGTCAAGCTGGCCGGACTGGGGGCGCGAGACAGTCTGAGACTGGAGGCAGGCCTCTGTCTCTATGGTAACGACATCGATGAGACCACCACCCCTGTGGAGGCAACACTGGTGTGGACCATAGGTGACTCCTCATTATTATACACTCCCTTAtagtgtcgtgtgtgtgtgtgtgtgtgttaattggGTTGTTTGATGGACTTGCAGGAAAGCGGCGGCGTCAGGCGAAGGATTTCCCCGGTGCTGAGATAATTGTCCCCCAGATAAAGGCAAAGACGACGAGGAAGCGTGTGGGCTTGGTGTCCATGGGACCCCCTGTCAGacagcacacccccattctcagcCCAGAGGGAAAGGTCATAGGTCAGTTAGAGGATCTCTACTAGCTATTACAAGATATAATATCTGAATAATCATACGTAAGAGTTTGATTATGCCTACTTAGGATCAGGATACCAGGCCTGATGATTTTCTGTTATTGTTTGTCATTGTTATTAGGCCTACAAATTTAGGCCTGAAATTTAGCTGTGTGTGGATTGCTGTTGAGATTAGATGCAGCTTTCTTTTTTatcagttattattattttttcaggTGAGGTCACCAGTGGTTGCCCCTCCCCCTGCCTGAAGCAGAACATTGCCATGGGTTACGTGGATGTGGCGTACGCCAAGAATGGAACTCCCATTCAGGTGGAAGTGAGGAAGAAGGCAGTGAAGGCAGTGGTCACCAAGATGCCCTTCGTGCCTACAAACTACTACTCTGGCCATTAGATCTGTCCCTCAATGGACACCTGGCTTATGAGATCAGCCTGCGAACAGTACCCTGATCGGACAGACTGCCTCCTAATGACAACAAGAGATCAGTCTATCAGAACAAATGCTGCCCCCTTGTGTTTACCTTGAGCAGTGACACTCAAACCTGAAGGACTGTAAGGCTTTCTTTAGCGATAGAGAATGGGTTATGAGAGTGTGTGGCCTTGCCTACACCCAAATCTCCACTCAACTACACAAATACAGCTACACTCTTGAGGATGAGGCTTTTCACTCCTGTTATCTGAAGCTTGTTGATGGTCTTTAGACCACAGTGAGTTGTGTGAATGAGCCATATGGTTTGAAGGACAGGGATCTCACTGACCAGTCAGCAAAAGCAGCAACACGTGCTATGTAAACCAAGAGACACAGGAGAAAGTCACGTTTTCAGGACTGCTGAGCAAAACATTTTCTCCTGTCTAATAGTATGAATCTAATCTAGCATTTTACAGGCTAAGTGGCACAATGACGTGTTAATGTTTACTAATTGCTAACTTAATACTAAATGTCAGCATGAACAAACAACTCTTCATATGATTCCAAATTGCTTTTGTGATACTTTGTCTTTAGGCCTGTACCACAATCCTAGTTGTCACATTCCTAACAAACTAAAACTAAACAATATATGCGGTAATGTGTGGCAAAACTCCAATACCTTGCTTGTAACTACTGTGAAGTATCTTATAGAGGTGTTCATGGTCTTGCATCTCCCCTCTACTATTGAAGTATTGTCTCAATGTTTTTGATATTCACTTTTGTTCATGTGAATGCCTTAATTTGTATAGCAAGGTAATGATGTAGTTTGAATCTGAAACCCTCATTTTCCTTGTAATATAGGTTATAATTCACATAGAATTAAATATTAGAATTCAGGGTAATTCATAATATATTATACCTTTCTCTTTGTTGGGGAAAGACATAACTTTGGAGAATTGTCATTGCACATGACTCCACTAGATGTAAGTTAAACATCTGTCACTAATGTTGTTTGACAATTGCCAAAATGTATCGACTACTGTATTTACTGCTGATTAATGCCCTGTAATATGGTATTTCTAACATTCAAGATTTTGTTGTTTGCAAATTATTAAACACGATTTTCCCATTATTTGGTTATTTTATCATGTATCTTATTTGTGTACTGTGTGGATAATTACGCTTGAAGTTCCTTGGCTTACACATCACTGGCAATCTGAAATgttccacctacacagacagtgaggtgaagaaggcgcaacaacacctcaaccccaggaggctgaaaaaatgtggcttggcacctaaaaaccctcacaaacttttacagatgcacaattgagagcatcctgtcaggctgtatcatcgtttggtatggtaactgcaccacctgcaaccgcagggcttgaaatcactggccacttttataatggaacactagtcactttaataatgttgacatattATTGCATTATTAATCTCATCTGTTTATCTtgttttctattctactgtatttagtctaTGCCTCtccaacattgctcatcctaatatttatatattccttaattcaattattttacttttaggttgtgtgtattgtgtgtattgttgtgaattgttagatattactgcactgtcggagctagaaacacaagcatttcgctacacccgcaataacatctgctaaacatgtgtatgtgacaaataacatttgatgtgATTAATTTGAGATAGAATCCTACCACACTGGCTCAGactctcgtcggatgtggcaggattTGCAGGctattacagattacaaagggaaacccagctgtgaGTTGTCCAGTGACGCAAACCTCCCAGATGAGCTGATTGCCTTCTattctcgcttcgaggcaaacaacactgaacCCGGCATGAGAGCCCCTGCTGTCCCGTATGactgtgatctcgctctccgtgtCCAACGTGAGTAACAGGTTAACACTTGCATACTAGAGcgtgttctcagagcatgcgtagaccagctggcaagtgtcttcattttCAACATCTCCTTGTCCCcgtctgtaatcccaacatgtttcaaacagaccacctgTTTCTAAGAACCCAAAGGTTGCCTGCCTAAATGAccatcgccctgtagcactcacatctgtaaccaTGAAATTCTTTGAAAGCCTGGTCATGGCACATATCAACACATCCCAGACAccttggacccactccaattcccatgccgccccaacagatccacagatgacacaatctctattgaactccacactgctctctcccacctggacaagaggaatacctatgtgagaatgctgttcattgactacaggtcaGCGTTCAATGCCATAGTCCCTCCAAGCTAATCACCCAGCtctggaccctgggactgaacacttccctctgcaactggatcctggactttctgatgggccagccctcaggtggtgagggtaggtaacaacacatctgccacactgaccctcaacatagTGCCCCTTCAGGCATTTAGCATGGGCCCACCACATGCGCTGCTGCGACAGCTCAGTCTATTATCTATCTTATTGCCAAGTCAGTTTACCCCTAgctatatgtacatagctacatcaattacctcataccccagcAAGTCGACTTGGTATGGTACTCCCTATatttagccatgttatttttacttgttattgttattcactgtgtatttattcctcatttcactatttctatttttattttatctttgtaTCTTTATCttgaactctgcattgttggaaaaggatccgtaagtaagcatttcactgttagatTACACCTACTGTTTACAAAGCgtgtgaaaaatacaatttgatttgacaatttttcttaattttttactctGCATCGTTGCgaaagggctcataagtaagcgtttcacagtAAAATTTCACAGCAGAAATGTCAGGTTGAAAATGATTGTGGATACGGCAACAGTTATTAGGGATAACAGTAGATGTTTCTgttgacatgatttttaaatgctGCTTAATCCTATAGTTAGATTGTCTGAGCATGATAGAGAAAGTTTGAAGAGGGATGGAGTTTTTGGGGAGGGTTTGATAGAAGTTAATGGGATTCGTTTTTTCTTAGTACAGAATTAGGCAAACCATGATTGATCGCACACTCCAGCGCAATAGGTGGCGGCATACACCTTAAACGTTTGTTTGTGGAACGCCATTATACCAAAGAAGAAGATGTGTGACTTTGGAACAGCAACGTGCTCGATACTCCATTCCAAACACTTTAAAAAACATGTTATACCTCAATCTGGCATTAGATATCGGTTACCCGGGGACAATCACAGGTAATGAAGAAAAACAAATTCCTCGACTTGTAAAGCCAATTCCACATCATCTGCGGTGGTGAAACGTGGTGCCACTAAAAACAAGTGGGGGATCGagtctagctaacgttaattatttttgtttttgatATATGGTGTCATCACACTAATTAAGATCTTGAATACATCGTGACCTCCGAGGTTGTTTTCAAAAGACTGTCAAGGCCTTGAATATTCATTCAGTTTCGGCTCCGGGGGTGCCCTGTTGAGACTTGGAAGTGAATTTGTGAAGAAACCTGATTGGCGACATGCCAAGGAGTAAAAAAGGGAAACGTAGTTCAAACAAGGGTAAGTTGGCTAACTGCTGTCTTATTTGTTAACATATGTGTAGCAAAGGGCTAATATATATTATTTGCCTCACAATCTAAGCTGGCATAAATGCTGTGCAACTGCCTGAATTTATCGGTTCCATATGGAACAAAGTTGCTACACTATAGTAGTTAGCTACTTTCTCATAGAATGACCATTATTTGTAGCAATGCATTGACAAACTGGTGTTTGAtaatagctagctatctaacaccTTATATAACtgctataacacactatatatcTGTACagtatgcagtgttttgtttgcATTCTGAGCTAGACCATTTGTTTATCTTGCTCAGtgcgttagctagcaagctagattGATTTGCAAGCAATTTtgccttagctagctaactttgctTGTTATAATTGACCACTTGATCATTTTATTTCATCATTATTTATGCAGTTAAGTCGATTGaggacacattcttatttacagtgacctgtcaaacatcaataaacaacaattGCAGTATACATAACTATCTaaatacacatcaattacacaatacatgaaaAGCAAACACATTCAAAGTGACATTGCCACATAGCTCTAACATAGTAGCTTGTGCACTGGGAGTATTCCTAGCAAGGCTGGTGTTGGTCTGAAAAAGAGACCTAATGGCATGCGCCTGTGATTTGTGGTGGGGAGTTGATTCTTTGCCCTTTGACCCGAGCTTCGATTCCTACTACCACTAAGATTCAGTATTTTGCAATGGAGGAGATGAGTAGTTGAAAGAGCAAGAAAAGGCAGGGTCACTGGTAGGCAGGTGGGCCACCAGGCAGTACAGTCACAACCATGTATTGGTAAACAAAAGATGTAGGCCTATATCAcaatactgtatctctgtttcttgGCTTGCAATGGCTCATATAAATTCACTAAATTAGAGGCTGTCAATGAGTAGGCTGACATCAATGTGCTGGAGCTCAGGGTGGTTCGCCTGGCTCTTCAACAGTTCCAGCCCTATCTGGTAGGACAACATTTCCTGATCCAATGGCTTGGGAGCT from Oncorhynchus tshawytscha isolate Ot180627B linkage group LG22, Otsh_v2.0, whole genome shotgun sequence carries:
- the LOC112222113 gene encoding aminomethyltransferase, mitochondrial, producing MLRELLDLVCKEYTMWARILSGGRGFGFGFRVPRECLRGVGLGIARRQKRHASSSEACMRKTALFDFHRDQGGKMVEFAGWSMPVQYRDSHIHSHMHTRQYCSIFDVSHMLQSKVHGRDRVKFIESMIVGDIAELKDNQGTLTLFTNDKGGINDDLIVTKTDQGYLYVVSNAGCADKDSANMKARLAKFKAEGHDVELEFLEECLIAVQGPSMAKVLQPGLTDDLSKLTFMTSTLATVFGIQGCRVTRCGYTGEDGVEISVPKSGVVALTERLLANSEVKLAGLGARDSLRLEAGLCLYGNDIDETTTPVEATLVWTIGKRRRQAKDFPGAEIIVPQIKAKTTRKRVGLVSMGPPVRQHTPILSPEGKVIGEVTSGCPSPCLKQNIAMGYVDVAYAKNGTPIQVEVRKKAVKAVVTKMPFVPTNYYSGH